A window of the Thalassospira indica genome harbors these coding sequences:
- a CDS encoding Na+/H+ antiporter subunit C encodes MEFLVASSIGLLTTCGTYLLLRGRTFPVVVGLALLSYAVNVFLFAMGRLTINMPPILREGVTEYTDPLPQALVLTAIVISFGMTALIVVLSIRTFLEIGNDHVDGRPVGAPSEAGDKN; translated from the coding sequence ATGGAATTTCTTGTCGCAAGCAGTATTGGGCTTCTGACCACGTGCGGGACTTATTTGTTGCTGCGCGGGCGAACCTTCCCGGTGGTTGTTGGCTTGGCCCTGCTGTCCTACGCGGTGAACGTCTTCCTGTTCGCCATGGGACGTCTGACCATCAACATGCCACCGATCCTGCGTGAGGGTGTCACCGAATATACCGATCCTCTGCCACAGGCGCTTGTCCTGACGGCAATTGTGATTTCGTTCGGTATGACGGCATTGATCGTCGTTTTGTCGATCCGGACTTTCCTTGAAATCGGTAATGACCATGTTGACGGTCGTCCGGTTGGCGCGCCATCCGAAGCAGGAGATAAAAACTGA
- a CDS encoding monovalent cation/H+ antiporter subunit D gives MGDWIVVPIVLPAVMAALIVLAVRHDIILQRVFSITATVALVAVTLSLLVYASGNGPEMYALSDWPAPFGIVLVLDRLSAMMVFLTSLLGLGVVLFASSEWDQRGKHFHALFQFQLMGVNGAFLTGDIFNLFVFFEVLLIASYGLMLHGAGAERLKAGMQYVVINLTGSSLFLIGVGMIYSVTGTLNMADLAIQVTNVASGDAALLRAGALILLLVFCVKAALVPVHFWLPGTYANAPAPVAALFAIMTKVGAYCVLRVYSLAFGDTAGDMAWLAAPYVLPAALVTLVLGMTGVLAAKRLNSLIAFSVIGSMGTLLIAIGLFTPEAISAGLYYMLHSTFSAAALFLIADLVVSRRGQFGDSLHTAPRFHQTGFLAVLFFIGAIGMAGMPPLSGFIGKLQILDAARDSDAMVWIWSIILVTSLMCIVGFGRAGSVLFWKSASVDGEITVEGAKWPVLPIIASCGMVSGLIALTIFAGPITEYLNGVAVQLFDTSHYIEAVLGANALSLVGQ, from the coding sequence ATGGGTGACTGGATTGTTGTTCCCATAGTGCTGCCCGCAGTGATGGCCGCCCTGATTGTTCTGGCGGTGCGTCACGATATCATTCTGCAGCGCGTATTTTCCATCACGGCCACGGTCGCCCTTGTGGCCGTCACACTTTCGCTTCTGGTTTATGCCAGTGGCAATGGCCCGGAAATGTATGCGCTGTCGGATTGGCCGGCACCGTTTGGCATTGTTCTGGTGCTTGATCGTCTTTCGGCGATGATGGTGTTCCTGACATCGCTTCTTGGTCTTGGCGTTGTTCTTTTCGCATCAAGCGAATGGGACCAGCGCGGCAAGCATTTCCATGCCCTGTTCCAGTTCCAGCTGATGGGGGTCAATGGTGCGTTCCTGACCGGTGACATCTTTAACCTGTTCGTGTTCTTCGAAGTTCTGCTGATTGCGTCCTATGGCTTGATGCTGCATGGCGCGGGGGCAGAACGTCTTAAGGCCGGGATGCAATATGTCGTCATCAACCTGACAGGGTCGTCCTTGTTCCTGATTGGTGTCGGCATGATCTATTCCGTCACCGGGACGCTGAACATGGCCGACCTTGCCATTCAGGTGACCAATGTCGCGTCGGGTGATGCAGCCCTGCTGCGCGCCGGTGCGTTGATCCTGCTTCTGGTGTTCTGTGTTAAGGCCGCACTTGTTCCGGTTCATTTCTGGTTGCCGGGCACCTATGCCAATGCACCGGCACCGGTGGCTGCCCTGTTTGCCATCATGACCAAGGTCGGGGCCTATTGCGTTCTGCGTGTCTATTCGCTGGCCTTTGGCGATACGGCCGGTGACATGGCATGGCTCGCAGCGCCTTATGTCCTGCCGGCGGCACTGGTGACCCTGGTGCTTGGTATGACCGGGGTTCTTGCGGCGAAACGTCTTAACAGTCTGATCGCCTTTTCGGTGATCGGATCAATGGGCACCTTGTTGATTGCCATCGGGCTGTTTACGCCCGAAGCGATTTCGGCCGGTCTTTATTATATGCTGCATTCGACCTTCTCGGCGGCGGCTCTGTTCCTGATTGCCGATCTTGTGGTGTCACGCCGCGGGCAGTTCGGGGACAGTTTGCATACCGCCCCGCGCTTCCATCAGACCGGCTTCCTGGCTGTTCTGTTCTTTATCGGTGCGATCGGTATGGCCGGGATGCCGCCACTTAGTGGCTTTATCGGTAAACTTCAGATTCTTGATGCGGCACGCGACAGTGATGCCATGGTCTGGATCTGGTCGATCATTTTGGTGACGTCACTGATGTGTATCGTCGGGTTTGGTCGAGCGGGCAGTGTGCTGTTCTGGAAAAGTGCCTCCGTCGACGGCGAAATAACGGTCGAAGGTGCGAAATGGCCGGTTCTGCCGATCATTGCCAGTTGCGGTATGGTCAGCGGCCTGATCGCGCTGACCATCTTTGCCGGACCGATCACCGAGTATCTGAACGGCGTTGCGGTACAGTTGTTTGATACGTCGCATTACATCGAAGCGGTGCTGGGTGCAAACGCCCTGTCACTGGTCGGTCAATAA
- a CDS encoding Na+/H+ antiporter subunit E, producing MIKRYLPHPLLTLVLLVVWVFLVNEVSAGAVIFGLILAIIIPLITASFWQDRPRLRNVYGICEYGLIVLWDILVANVIVAGLILFRKTESLESKSVVVPLDLTSPEAITTLAGTITMTPGTVTIDLSADAKSLLVHCLHAPDPQSVVDDIKNRYERRLKEIFE from the coding sequence ATGATAAAACGTTATCTGCCCCATCCGCTTTTGACACTAGTACTGCTTGTTGTCTGGGTGTTTCTGGTTAATGAAGTCTCGGCCGGTGCGGTGATCTTTGGGCTTATTCTTGCGATCATCATTCCGCTGATCACGGCCAGTTTCTGGCAGGATCGACCGCGCTTGCGCAACGTCTATGGGATCTGTGAGTACGGGCTGATTGTGCTGTGGGACATTCTGGTGGCGAATGTGATCGTGGCTGGTTTGATCCTGTTTCGCAAAACCGAAAGTCTGGAATCAAAGTCGGTTGTTGTGCCGCTTGATCTTACCTCGCCAGAGGCGATCACAACACTTGCCGGCACGATCACCATGACGCCGGGAACCGTGACGATTGATCTGAGTGCCGATGCCAAAAGCCTGCTTGTGCATTGCCTGCACGCACCCGATCCGCAGAGCGTGGTGGACGATATCAAGAACCGCTACGAACGCCGTCTGAAGGAGATTTTCGAATGA
- a CDS encoding K+/H+ antiporter subunit F: protein MIDYALNFGFICVALALLMNLYRLTVGPTTADRVLAVDTMAINAIALLVLYGIGKATAMYFEGALLFAMFGFVSTVAYCKFVLRGDIIE, encoded by the coding sequence ATGATCGATTATGCACTGAATTTCGGCTTTATCTGCGTTGCGCTGGCACTTCTGATGAACCTGTATCGTTTGACCGTCGGGCCGACCACGGCAGACCGGGTTTTGGCCGTTGATACCATGGCGATCAATGCCATTGCCCTTCTGGTGCTGTATGGGATCGGCAAGGCGACCGCGATGTATTTCGAAGGGGCATTGCTGTTTGCGATGTTCGGGTTTGTTTCAACCGTGGCCTATTGCAAGTTCGTCTTGCGCGGCGACATCATCGAATAA
- a CDS encoding Na+/H+ antiporter subunit G, which yields MPFVVELIISLLIVIGGLFLLVGSFGMIKLRDLLPRLHAPTKASTVGLGGVLIASMLFFWIERGKFTIHELLITLFIFLTAPITANLIAKAYMLLNVDPNKELPPSKQNEGWATFDPIGPEGYDPSEEYQEKET from the coding sequence ATGCCGTTTGTTGTTGAACTCATCATTTCGCTTCTGATCGTGATCGGCGGGCTGTTCTTGCTGGTTGGGTCGTTCGGGATGATCAAGTTGCGTGATCTTTTGCCGCGCCTGCATGCACCGACCAAGGCCAGTACGGTGGGGCTTGGTGGTGTCTTGATTGCGTCCATGCTGTTTTTCTGGATTGAACGCGGTAAATTCACCATTCACGAATTGCTGATCACGCTGTTCATCTTCCTGACAGCGCCGATCACCGCAAACCTGATCGCCAAGGCATACATGTTGCTGAATGTTGATCCGAACAAGGAACTGCCGCCCAGCAAACAGAATGAAGGTTGGGCAACCTTTGATCCGATCGGACCAGAGGGGTATGACCCCAGCGAAGAATATCAGGAAAAGGAAACCTGA